One part of the Streptomyces sp. NBC_00286 genome encodes these proteins:
- a CDS encoding NADH-ubiquinone oxidoreductase-F iron-sulfur binding region domain-containing protein, with product MNAALPDVPEVRVVGLPQLTSGFDLVERLDLDMHLKVHGPLEPMGGEQLAQLAERISLKGRGGAGFPFHKKLRSVAESAIKRGVRPVVVVNGSEDEPACRKDTVLINRAPHLILDGALLVAEALGARTLVVGVTRESTQRSMESALAERGLNNRRGSVLRARVQRNPVRMVTGAAASLIRSIDGGPAIPPGRKISASQSGVGGAPTLLSNAETFAQLAIAARIGSERYGNTGLYDEPGTVMVTVSGAVARPMVIEMPTGVPLRYVLQLAGAPPVPQGVLTGGYHGKWIDAATVNEAIVSRDSLAAVGGSLGAGAILPISQETCPLGESLRVAQWLAEESAGQCGPCYLGLPAAARGMEDILNGGGPAALEAVKQVAHAVKRRGACSHPDGSAMFLESTLKAFTDDLAAHVLGNGCGRPVEGVLPLFEGGGAPTGIPGGQGQLESGPSRQKIYVDWTLCRGHGLCADILPEVFELGADGFPTVAQAQVPRYAEQKAMRAVRRCPALALRIEEDNSGGPARNNLPVLSQRGQGRGRRALGSGR from the coding sequence GTGAACGCCGCTCTGCCTGATGTCCCCGAGGTCCGTGTGGTTGGACTTCCCCAGCTCACCTCGGGTTTCGACCTGGTCGAAAGACTCGACCTGGACATGCACCTCAAGGTGCACGGTCCGCTCGAGCCGATGGGCGGAGAACAGCTCGCACAACTCGCCGAGCGGATATCCCTGAAGGGCCGCGGCGGCGCGGGCTTCCCCTTCCACAAGAAGCTGCGTTCGGTCGCCGAGTCGGCGATCAAGCGCGGCGTGAGGCCCGTGGTCGTCGTCAACGGCAGTGAGGACGAGCCGGCCTGCCGCAAGGACACGGTGCTGATCAACCGTGCTCCGCACCTCATCCTGGACGGCGCCCTGCTGGTCGCGGAGGCACTCGGTGCCCGCACCCTCGTGGTCGGTGTCACCCGGGAGTCCACCCAGCGCTCCATGGAGTCCGCGCTCGCCGAGCGGGGCCTGAACAACCGGCGCGGCTCGGTCCTCCGGGCCCGAGTGCAGCGCAACCCGGTACGGATGGTGACCGGCGCCGCCGCCTCGCTGATCCGCTCCATCGACGGCGGCCCCGCGATCCCGCCGGGCCGCAAGATCAGCGCCTCGCAGAGCGGCGTCGGCGGTGCTCCCACGCTGCTGTCCAACGCCGAGACGTTCGCGCAGCTGGCGATCGCCGCACGCATCGGCTCCGAGCGCTACGGCAACACCGGCCTGTACGACGAGCCCGGCACCGTCATGGTCACCGTCTCCGGCGCCGTCGCCCGCCCCATGGTGATCGAGATGCCGACCGGGGTGCCGCTGCGGTACGTCCTCCAGCTCGCCGGCGCCCCGCCGGTCCCGCAGGGCGTGCTGACCGGCGGCTACCACGGCAAGTGGATCGACGCGGCCACGGTCAACGAGGCGATCGTCTCGCGTGACTCCCTCGCGGCGGTGGGCGGTTCGCTCGGCGCGGGCGCGATCCTCCCGATCAGCCAGGAGACGTGCCCTCTGGGCGAGTCGCTGCGCGTGGCGCAGTGGCTGGCCGAGGAGAGCGCGGGACAGTGCGGTCCCTGCTATCTCGGTCTGCCGGCCGCGGCACGCGGCATGGAGGACATCCTCAACGGCGGCGGCCCAGCCGCCCTGGAAGCGGTCAAGCAGGTCGCCCACGCCGTGAAGCGACGCGGTGCGTGCTCGCACCCGGACGGCTCCGCGATGTTCCTCGAGTCGACGCTCAAGGCGTTCACCGACGACCTGGCCGCGCACGTCCTCGGCAACGGCTGCGGCAGGCCCGTGGAGGGCGTGCTGCCGCTCTTCGAGGGCGGCGGGGCCCCGACCGGTATCCCGGGCGGCCAGGGGCAGTTGGAGTCGGGTCCCAGCCGGCAGAAGATCTACGTCGACTGGACGCTGTGCCGGGGGCACGGCCTGTGCGCCGACATCCTCCCGGAGGTCTTCGAGCTGGGCGCCGACGGGTTCCCGACCGTCGCCCAGGCCCAGGTGCCGCGCTACGCCGAGCAGAAGGCCATGCGCGCCGTACGCCGCTGCCCGGCGCTCGCGCTGCGCATCGAGGAGGACAACTCCGGCGGCCCCGCCCGCAACAACCTGCCCGTCCTGTCGCAGCGCGGCCAGGGCCGCGGCCGCCGCGCGCTCGGCAGCGGCCGCTGA
- a CDS encoding ferric reductase-like transmembrane domain-containing protein, translated as MDDAFAEFLNFGTGVLSLVCLSASVIWGLVAQDRIFLDARQRMLAQAVHRITAVSAVVFMLVHIGTKLALSHTSWIAAIIPFGLVGSDDEMLGRALFIGLGTLASLMMIFVAITGILRNRFATSAPVASRWRMMHSLAYPAWCFALIHGLFTGREAKPVFVILYCLSLAAVGAALALRASPPPFRRRVAQRIREVIGNNSGTLRAEPPGRRTAAESRLQGAGSRPGFPEGKVPRQRTGSPSGASLYDTGQRAALTDTGAGASLYDTGQRAALTDTGSNPLTDTGGFSAAYRAVSNTGSIPRIQAPIAQPDPTQRMQGLPTDMQPTEVIPPVDDNAPRWPAPSPQLYEAPPPPSEVPAPYNSPLYDTGNMPYVTPDTPSPYGSNDFYDTGESNDPLGTYNTNDTYDSGPATETLPGAFDAPSSGEPWNAPSGGSW; from the coding sequence ATGGATGACGCGTTCGCGGAGTTCCTCAACTTCGGTACGGGCGTCCTGTCCCTCGTCTGCCTCAGCGCCTCGGTGATCTGGGGACTCGTCGCCCAGGACAGGATCTTCCTTGACGCCCGCCAGCGGATGCTGGCGCAGGCGGTGCACCGGATCACCGCGGTCTCCGCGGTCGTGTTCATGTTGGTGCACATCGGGACCAAGCTCGCGCTGAGCCACACCTCGTGGATCGCCGCGATCATCCCGTTCGGACTCGTCGGCTCGGACGACGAGATGCTGGGCAGGGCCCTCTTCATCGGCCTGGGCACCCTGGCCAGCCTGATGATGATCTTCGTGGCCATCACCGGCATCCTGCGCAATCGCTTCGCGACCTCGGCACCCGTCGCGTCCCGCTGGCGCATGATGCACAGCCTGGCCTACCCGGCCTGGTGCTTCGCGCTGATCCACGGCCTGTTCACCGGCCGCGAGGCCAAGCCGGTCTTCGTGATCCTGTACTGCCTGAGCCTGGCGGCGGTCGGCGCGGCGCTGGCTCTGCGGGCCTCTCCGCCGCCGTTCAGGCGCCGGGTCGCCCAGCGCATCCGGGAAGTGATCGGCAACAACAGCGGCACGCTACGCGCGGAGCCCCCCGGGCGCCGTACCGCCGCCGAGTCCCGGCTGCAGGGCGCCGGTTCCCGTCCGGGCTTCCCGGAGGGGAAGGTCCCGCGGCAGCGGACGGGTTCCCCGTCGGGCGCCTCGCTGTACGACACCGGCCAGCGCGCCGCCCTCACGGACACCGGGGCAGGCGCCTCGCTGTACGACACCGGTCAGCGCGCAGCGCTCACAGACACCGGGTCCAACCCGCTCACCGACACCGGCGGCTTCTCCGCCGCCTACCGGGCCGTGTCCAACACCGGCAGCATCCCGCGCATCCAGGCCCCCATCGCCCAGCCCGACCCGACCCAGCGCATGCAGGGCCTCCCGACGGACATGCAGCCCACGGAGGTGATCCCGCCCGTCGACGACAACGCCCCCCGCTGGCCGGCTCCGTCCCCGCAGCTGTACGAGGCCCCGCCGCCGCCCTCGGAGGTGCCGGCCCCGTACAACAGCCCGCTCTACGACACGGGCAACATGCCCTACGTGACTCCCGACACCCCCTCGCCGTACGGATCCAATGATTTCTACGACACCGGTGAGTCGAACGACCCCCTTGGCACGTACAACACGAATGACACGTACGACAGCGGTCCCGCCACTGAAACGCTGCCCGGTGCGTTCGACGCACCCAGCTCCGGCGAACCCTGGAACGCGCCTTCCGGAGGCTCTTGGTGA
- a CDS encoding histidine phosphatase family protein → MSAGTGAADGRPLSESGKAGRGRRVILWRHGQTSWNVERRFQGTTDVELTEAGLEQARRAARLLASLKPDAIVASDLKRAADTAAELAALTTLDVTHDEGLRETYAGVWQGLTHEEIIARYGDEYAAWKRGQPVRRGGGELETEVADRAAPVVLRHAEKLPDEGTLVVVSHGGTIRTTIGRLLGLDSHHWESLGGLSNCCWSVLGEGARGWRLLEHNAGTLPEPVLGDDD, encoded by the coding sequence TTGAGCGCGGGAACGGGGGCCGCGGACGGCAGGCCGCTGTCCGAGTCCGGCAAGGCCGGCCGGGGCCGCCGCGTCATCCTGTGGCGCCACGGACAGACCTCGTGGAACGTGGAGCGCCGCTTCCAAGGCACGACCGACGTCGAGCTCACCGAGGCCGGCCTCGAGCAGGCCCGCCGCGCTGCCCGGCTGCTCGCCTCCCTCAAGCCGGACGCGATCGTCGCCTCGGACCTGAAGCGAGCCGCCGACACGGCCGCCGAGCTGGCCGCCCTCACCACCCTCGACGTCACCCACGACGAGGGCCTGCGCGAGACGTACGCGGGCGTCTGGCAGGGCCTGACGCACGAGGAGATAATCGCGCGTTACGGCGACGAGTACGCGGCGTGGAAGCGCGGTCAGCCGGTCCGCCGTGGCGGTGGCGAACTGGAGACCGAGGTCGCCGACCGCGCCGCCCCCGTGGTGCTCCGGCACGCCGAGAAGCTCCCCGACGAAGGCACGCTCGTGGTGGTCAGCCACGGCGGCACCATCCGCACCACCATCGGCCGCCTCCTCGGCCTCGACTCGCACCACTGGGAAAGCCTCGGCGGCCTCTCCAACTGCTGCTGGTCCGTCCTCGGCGAGGGCGCCCGCGGCTGGCGCCTGCTGGAACACAACGCGGGCACGCTGCCCGAGCCGGTCCTGGGAGACGACGACTGA
- a CDS encoding M48 family metallopeptidase, producing the protein MPEESHENVPSRQRRRFEGISSRAYEHPADRSALVALRKLSGFDTVFKALSGLLPERSLRLLFLSDSVRVSDAQFAHLNDMLRDACYILDLEKVPPMYVNQDPQPNAMCIGLDEPIIVVTTGLVELLDEEEMRAVVGHEVGHALSGHSVYRTILLFLTSLALRVAWIPLGNIAIMAIVTALREWFRKSELSADRAGLLVGQDLKASMRGLMKIAGGNHLHEMNVDAFLAQAEEYEAGGDLRDSVLKILNVLPRSHPFTTVRAAELKKWAESRDYQRIMDGHYPRRDEDGDTKVTDSFRESASAYATHVRSSKDPLMKLVTDIAGGAGDIGGRVRRGFGGFASGSSTSTSSTKERPQDDRPDDESPNGSAS; encoded by the coding sequence ATGCCAGAAGAAAGCCACGAGAACGTACCGAGCAGGCAGCGCAGGCGCTTCGAGGGGATCTCCTCCCGGGCGTACGAGCACCCCGCGGACCGCTCGGCCCTGGTCGCCCTGCGCAAGCTCAGCGGCTTCGACACGGTGTTCAAGGCGCTCAGCGGACTGCTCCCCGAGCGCAGCCTGAGGCTGCTGTTCCTGTCCGATTCCGTACGGGTCTCGGACGCCCAGTTCGCCCACCTGAACGACATGCTGCGGGACGCCTGTTACATCCTGGACCTGGAGAAGGTCCCGCCGATGTACGTCAACCAGGACCCGCAGCCGAACGCGATGTGCATCGGCCTGGACGAGCCGATCATCGTCGTCACCACCGGACTCGTCGAACTGCTCGACGAGGAGGAGATGCGGGCGGTCGTCGGCCACGAGGTCGGCCACGCCCTGTCCGGCCACTCCGTCTACCGCACGATCCTGCTCTTCCTCACCAGCCTCGCGCTCCGCGTCGCGTGGATCCCGCTGGGCAACATCGCGATCATGGCGATCGTGACCGCCCTGCGCGAGTGGTTCCGCAAGTCCGAGCTGTCCGCGGACCGCGCCGGGCTGCTGGTCGGCCAGGACCTGAAGGCCTCGATGCGCGGCCTGATGAAGATCGCGGGCGGCAACCACCTGCACGAGATGAACGTGGACGCGTTCCTCGCCCAGGCCGAGGAGTACGAGGCCGGGGGCGACCTCCGCGACTCCGTACTCAAGATCCTGAACGTCCTGCCCCGCTCCCACCCCTTCACCACGGTGCGCGCCGCCGAGCTGAAGAAGTGGGCCGAGTCCCGCGACTACCAGCGGATCATGGACGGCCACTACCCGCGCCGCGACGAGGACGGCGACACCAAGGTCACGGACTCCTTCCGCGAGTCCGCCTCCGCCTACGCCACCCACGTACGCAGCTCCAAGGACCCGCTGATGAAGCTGGTCACGGACATCGCAGGCGGGGCGGGCGACATCGGCGGCCGGGTCCGGCGCGGTTTCGGGGGCTTCGCGAGCGGCTCGAGCACGAGCACGAGCTCAACCAAGGAACGGCCGCAGGACGACCGCCCCGACGACGAGAGCCCCAACGGCAGCGCCAGCTGA
- the rsfS gene encoding ribosome silencing factor encodes MTATDRSLELINTAAQAAADKLAHDIIAYDVSDVLSITDAFLLASAPNDRQVKSIVDEIEERLNKELDAKPVRREGDREARWVLLDYVDIVVHVQHSEERVFYALERLWKDCPELELPADAKATRGKAAEHAKLQEAEDAGLGGELR; translated from the coding sequence GTGACCGCCACTGACCGCTCTCTCGAGCTCATCAACACCGCCGCGCAGGCGGCCGCCGACAAGCTCGCGCACGACATCATCGCGTACGACGTCAGCGACGTGCTGTCGATCACGGACGCCTTCCTGCTGGCCTCCGCTCCCAACGACCGCCAGGTCAAGTCGATCGTCGACGAGATCGAGGAGCGGCTGAACAAGGAACTCGACGCCAAGCCGGTGCGCCGTGAGGGCGACCGCGAGGCCCGCTGGGTGCTGCTCGACTACGTCGACATCGTGGTGCACGTCCAGCACAGCGAGGAGCGCGTCTTCTACGCCCTGGAGCGGCTCTGGAAGGACTGCCCGGAGCTTGAGCTGCCCGCCGACGCCAAGGCCACCCGCGGCAAGGCCGCCGAGCACGCCAAGCTCCAGGAAGCCGAGGACGCCGGACTGGGCGGTGAGCTGCGTTGA
- a CDS encoding LCP family protein, producing the protein MNDRYDAGYGGDQSYQGDQSYELVGYDEFGQPVYRQVPSPSQTPYGYDAYGAQQQGQQGYGYDPYAHGQQQTPSYDTGNGHQQPGASYGTYGAQGSYDPYGTTAQETAPAAPNSYDPYGQPAASGQQPRVAEQTAYIPQQAGPAERAEAEESADGQRDDRDYRTEQFTFVEEPTDDSEDVIDWLKFTENRTERREEARRRARGRVVALVVVFALVAVGGVGYLWYAGKLPGTSSDAKTGTATAAGAQNRDVIVVHLHNTKGGGTATALLVNNTTTKQGTTVLVPNSLAVADDNGTTTTLAKSVDDDGTSGTRDAIDTVLGTKIEGTWRLDTPYLSNLVDLVGNIDIDTNANVPDPDAKRKGEAPLVNKGEDQTLSGKMAVAYATYRGSGEAQNAQLERFGQVMQGVLRKVSSDPQAATTTVQTLAQIIEPPLTDKDLGTFLAKLADHAKGGDYKSVLLPVQSDGRLSTKASDSVVKDVLGGAAKSPEQGAAVQVGIRNATGKKDATEQARVVLLNGGYAFVDAGRTDTAQTASQITYADAAKKADAVEVAKTLGLPTSSVKKAKGASNADVSVVLGQDYEVGASAG; encoded by the coding sequence GTGAACGACCGATACGACGCTGGGTACGGGGGCGACCAGAGTTACCAAGGTGATCAGAGTTACGAACTCGTCGGCTACGACGAGTTCGGGCAGCCTGTGTACCGGCAGGTGCCATCGCCTTCCCAGACGCCGTATGGGTACGACGCCTACGGTGCGCAACAACAGGGGCAGCAGGGCTACGGGTACGACCCGTACGCGCACGGTCAGCAGCAGACGCCGTCCTACGACACCGGCAACGGCCATCAGCAGCCGGGCGCCTCGTACGGGACATACGGCGCGCAGGGCTCGTACGACCCCTACGGCACGACTGCTCAGGAGACCGCTCCGGCAGCCCCAAACTCGTACGACCCCTACGGGCAGCCCGCGGCCAGCGGTCAGCAGCCGCGCGTCGCCGAGCAGACCGCCTACATCCCCCAGCAGGCAGGGCCCGCCGAGCGGGCGGAGGCCGAGGAGTCGGCGGACGGGCAGCGGGACGACCGTGACTACCGCACCGAGCAGTTCACCTTCGTCGAGGAGCCGACCGACGACTCCGAAGACGTCATCGACTGGCTGAAGTTCACCGAGAACCGCACCGAACGGCGCGAGGAGGCCCGCCGCCGGGCCCGTGGCCGCGTCGTCGCCCTGGTCGTGGTGTTCGCCCTGGTCGCGGTCGGCGGTGTCGGCTACCTCTGGTACGCGGGGAAGCTGCCCGGCACGTCGTCGGACGCGAAGACCGGCACCGCGACGGCAGCGGGGGCCCAGAACCGCGATGTGATCGTCGTCCACCTGCACAACACCAAGGGCGGCGGCACCGCGACGGCGCTGCTCGTCAACAACACCACCACCAAGCAGGGCACCACCGTCCTGGTCCCCAACTCCCTTGCCGTGGCGGACGACAACGGCACCACGACCACGCTCGCCAAGTCCGTGGACGACGACGGCACCTCCGGGACGCGTGACGCGATCGACACCGTGCTCGGCACGAAGATCGAGGGCACCTGGCGCCTGGACACCCCCTACCTCAGCAACCTCGTCGACCTCGTCGGCAACATCGACATCGACACCAACGCGAACGTGCCTGACCCGGATGCCAAGCGGAAGGGCGAGGCACCCCTCGTCAACAAGGGCGAGGACCAGACGCTCAGCGGCAAGATGGCCGTCGCGTACGCCACCTACCGTGGCTCCGGGGAGGCGCAGAACGCGCAGCTCGAGCGGTTCGGGCAGGTCATGCAGGGCGTGCTGCGCAAGGTGTCGTCGGATCCGCAGGCCGCGACGACCACCGTGCAGACGCTCGCGCAGATCATCGAGCCCCCCTTGACCGACAAGGACCTGGGCACCTTCCTCGCCAAGCTCGCGGACCACGCCAAGGGCGGCGACTACAAGTCCGTGCTGCTGCCGGTCCAGTCGGACGGCAGGCTGAGCACGAAGGCGAGCGACAGCGTGGTCAAGGACGTACTCGGCGGGGCCGCGAAGAGCCCGGAGCAGGGCGCGGCCGTCCAGGTCGGCATCAGGAACGCCACCGGCAAGAAGGACGCCACCGAGCAGGCCCGCGTCGTCCTGCTCAACGGCGGCTACGCCTTCGTGGACGCGGGCAGGACCGATACCGCCCAGACGGCATCCCAGATCACGTACGCCGACGCCGCGAAGAAGGCGGACGCGGTGGAGGTCGCCAAAACGCTGGGCCTGCCGACCAGCTCCGTGAAGAAGGCCAAGGGCGCCTCGAACGCGGATGTGTCGGTGGTGCTCGGACAGGACTACGAGGTGGGCGCCTCGGCGGGCTGA
- the nadD gene encoding nicotinate-nucleotide adenylyltransferase, which yields MGEQDMPSGPSVGRENSPAPGPSNPGKRRLGVMGGTFDPIHHGHLVAASEVAAQFHLDEVVFVPTGQPWQKTDRKVSPAEDRYLMTVIATAENPQFSVSRIDIDRGGPTYTTDTLRDLRALNPDTDLFFITGADALSQILTWRDAEELFSLAHFIGVTRPGHALTDPGLPEGGVSLVEVPALAISSTDCRARVAKGDPVWYLVPDGVVRYIDKRELYRGE from the coding sequence ATGGGAGAGCAGGACATGCCAAGCGGTCCGTCGGTGGGCCGGGAGAACAGCCCGGCCCCCGGCCCGTCGAACCCGGGCAAGCGCCGCCTCGGCGTCATGGGCGGAACGTTCGACCCGATCCACCACGGCCACCTCGTCGCGGCCAGTGAGGTCGCCGCGCAGTTCCACCTCGACGAGGTGGTGTTCGTGCCGACTGGGCAACCGTGGCAGAAGACCGACCGCAAGGTCTCCCCGGCCGAGGACCGCTATCTGATGACGGTCATCGCGACCGCCGAGAACCCGCAGTTCTCGGTGAGCCGTATCGACATCGACCGCGGCGGCCCGACCTACACCACGGACACGCTGCGCGATCTGCGGGCGCTCAATCCCGATACGGACCTCTTCTTCATCACCGGCGCCGACGCGCTCTCCCAGATCCTCACCTGGCGCGATGCCGAAGAGCTGTTCTCCCTCGCGCACTTCATCGGGGTCACCCGGCCCGGTCATGCGCTGACCGACCCGGGCCTCCCGGAGGGCGGTGTCTCGCTCGTCGAGGTCCCCGCGCTCGCCATCTCGTCCACGGACTGCCGAGCGAGGGTCGCCAAGGGTGACCCGGTCTGGTATCTGGTGCCGGACGGTGTGGTGCGTTACATCGACAAGCGTGAGCTGTACCGCGGCGAGTGA